In the genome of Brockia lithotrophica, the window CACCATGGACTCCATTCCCTGGGCGGGCTTCAGGGAAATGCCCCCTGTGTCGAAGGTGATCCCCTTCCCGACAAACGTGAGGGGATCCTTCCACTCGGGTTCTCCCGGATACTCGAGGACGACAAGGCGCGGTTCGTTGGCGCTGCCCTTGGCAACGGCGAGGAGCGCCCCCATGCCCAGGGACTCCATGTCCTCACGCTTGAGGACGGCGTAGCGGAGGCCGACTTCCTTGGCGGCCTCCACGGCCCGCGTACAAAACGCCTCCGGCGTGAGGACGTTGGGCGGCGTCTGGACGAGGTCGCGGGCGAAGTTCACCGCCTCACCCAAGATCCGTCCGCGCCGAAGCCCTTCCTCTGCGCCCGCTTCCGCAGGCGCGATGCGCACGGATTCCACGGCGGGGCGCGGTACGTCCTCGCTGCGAAACTCGTCAAAACGATACTGGGAGAGGTATGCGGACGTCGCCAGCCATTCCGCGACGCGCTCGGCGGGAAATCCCGCCGCGTACAGGGCTTCTGCCCAGAACACGAGGTCGCGGGCGCCTACGGCCTGCGCCTCGCGCACCCCGCGGGCAAAAAGGGTGCGCAGGCGGCTCCGTTCGGGCGCCTCCGGCGTTCCGAGGAGGATCACGTTTCGGACGGGCATGCGTCCGAGGGTCGACACGGCGAGGACGACGTCTTCGCCGCGGCGGCGATAGGCGAGCTTGCGCGTCCACGCATCCGACAGCGCACCGCCGAGGGCCTCGTCGATGCGGCGCAAGGCAGGTGAAAACGCTTCCCCGAAATGCAAGACGGCCAGCGCGTCCCCTCGGACGGCGAGAGGATCTTCCCCTCCCCAAATCCCAAGCTCGATGTGCATCGAAGGCCGTTCCCCCTTACGCGAACGGATCTTTTCGGCGGAGCGGCCGCATCCCGAAGACGCCCGGTCTTTCTCTGGAGAACGGGCGATTCGCCGACGGCATGCGCCCGCCGAAGGAGGAAAAAAAGGAAAACCCGCCCGGTCTCGCGAGGCACCGGGCGGGAGGTCGGAGAGAAACGATCTCCGAACCTCAGCATCAACCACCCAGGTACGCCGCCCGAACCTCCTCACTCGCCCGCAGCCGCTCGGCGGTGTCCGCGAGCACGATGCGCCCCGTCTCGAGCACGTAGCCGCGGTGGGCGACGGAGAGGGCCATGTGCGCGTTTTGCTCGACGAGGAGGAGGGTGGTCCCCTGCTCGTTGATTTCTTTTAGTGTAGCAAAAATCTGCCGTACGAGGAGAGGAGCGAGGCCCAAAGAGGGTTCGTCCAAGAGAAGCAGGCGGGGGCGCGCCATGAGCGCGCGCGCAATGGCGAGCATCTGCTGTTCACCGCCGGAAAGCGTCCCCGCCTTCTGCTGCAGGCGTTCCTTGAGGCGGGGAAAGAGGGCAAAGACGCGCTCGAGGCTCT includes:
- a CDS encoding leucyl aminopeptidase produces the protein MHIELGIWGGEDPLAVRGDALAVLHFGEAFSPALRRIDEALGGALSDAWTRKLAYRRRGEDVVLAVSTLGRMPVRNVILLGTPEAPERSRLRTLFARGVREAQAVGARDLVFWAEALYAAGFPAERVAEWLATSAYLSQYRFDEFRSEDVPRPAVESVRIAPAEAGAEEGLRRGRILGEAVNFARDLVQTPPNVLTPEAFCTRAVEAAKEVGLRYAVLKREDMESLGMGALLAVAKGSANEPRLVVLEYPGEPEWKDPLTFVGKGITFDTGGISLKPAQGMESMVMDMAGAATALAAILAAARLGVRRNLMAVLPMVENMPDGKAYRPGDVLRTMSGKTVEVISTDAEGRLILADAITYARGRGAGEIVDIATLTGAVLVALGTETTGVMANDEELYARFAEAAGEEDERIWRLPAFDVYLERIRGRIADLKNSGGRNAGTITAGMFLKQFADPLPWLHLDIAGTAWDDEGSPLVPKGPTGVMVRSLVRLAIREARGV
- a CDS encoding ABC transporter ATP-binding protein codes for the protein MLKIENVHVYYGRIHALKGISLTVEPGEIVTLIGANGAGKTTLLRAISGLVPVREGTITFEGRPLTRLKAEEIVRLGISHVPEGRRIFANMTVRENLALGAYLRRDPKEVAESLERVFALFPRLKERLQQKAGTLSGGEQQMLAIARALMARPRLLLLDEPSLGLAPLLVRQIFATLKEINEQGTTLLLVEQNAHMALSVAHRGYVLETGRIVLADTAERLRASEEVRAAYLGG